The Streptomyces sp. 135 sequence GCAGGTCAAGAAGGTCGGCGAGGACGCCCCGAAGCTCACGCACGACGGCTCGGCCGTCGACTTCCCCGAGCCGGACAAGTACGTCGCGCCCATCGCGTACAACGTCCTGCCGATGGCGGGCTCCATCGTCGACGACGGTCTGAACGAGACCGACGAGGAGCAGAAGCTGCGCAACGAATCGCGCAAGATCCTGGAGATCCCGGAGCTGAAGGTCTCCGGCACCTGTGTGCGCGTGCCCGTCTTCACCGGCCACTCCCTCCAGGTCAACGCCCGCTTCGCGCGTCCGCTGAGCCCCGAGCGCGCCGCCGAGCTGCTCGCGCAGGCCGAGGGTGTCGTCGTCACGGACGTGCCCACGCCGCTGGTCGCCGCGGGCAAGGACGACTCCTTCGTCGGCCGCATCCGCAAGGACGAGACGGTCGACAACGGCCTGGCGTTCTTCATCTCCGACGACAACCTCCGCAAGGGCGCGGCGCTGAACGCCGTGCAGATCGCGGAGCTGGTCGCGGCCGAGCTCAAGGGCTGACCTCAGCCGCGTACGTCCCGACGTCCCGACGGGGGCGGTCACCCTTCGCGGGTGGCCGCCCCTCTCGCGTACGCCACGGTGATCAGCGCCAGCCCGGCGAGGCCGCCGCCCAGCCACAGCACGTCGTCGGCGCCGCGGCTGTCCGCGACCCGGCCCCCGGCGAACGCGCCGAGGGCGATCGCCACGTTGAAGACCGCGGCGAAGAGCGCCGACGCGGCCTCGCGGGCGTGCGGCGCGGCGGCCATCACCCAGTTCTGGGCGGAGACCGAGACCCCGCCGTACGCCAGGCCCCACGCCACGAGCAGCGCCGCCGACGCGGCGAGCGAGCCGCCCGCGGGCACCAGCAGGAGCACCACCGTGCCGAGCCCCGCGCAGATGGCGAGCAGCGCCCGGCGCGGGTCGCGGGCCGCGACGGCGCCGCCCGCGAAGTTGCCGGCGATGCCGGCCGTCCCGTAGGCGAGCAGCAGTCCGCTGATCAGCCCCGCGCCGATGCCGGGCACCCGCTCCAGGACGGGTCGTACGTAGGTGTACGCGGCGAAGTGGCCGGTGACCAGGAGCGTGACGGCGAGCAGCCCGGCCCGCAGCCGCCCGATGCGCAGCAGCCGGGCGAAGGCGCCGAGCCGCACGGCCTCGCCGGCGGGCAGCGCGGGCAGGACCGTGGCGAGCAGCGCCGCGACCGCCAGCGAGAGCGCGGCGAGGGCCGCGAACCCCCAGCGCCAGCCCGCCAGTTCGCCGAGGAGCGTGCCCGCGGGGACGCCGAGGACGGACGCCACCGCGATCCCGCTGAAGATCACGGCGGTGGCCCGTCCGGCGGCCGCCTCCTCGCGGACCAGCCGCACCCCGAGACCGGCTGCGATGGCCCACACGCCGCCGATGCACACGCCCACCAGGACGCGCGCGGCGAGCAGGACGCCGAAGGCGGGAGCGAGCGCCGAGGCCAGGTTGGCGGCGGCGAGCAGCGCCATCAACGCGCACAGGACCGTACGCCGGTCCGCGCGGCGCACCGCGACGGGCAGCAGCAGGGCGGCGAGCGCCGCGACGAGGCCCGGCAGGGTGACGGCGAGGCCCGCGGTGCCGTCCGAGACGCGCAGGCCGGAACCGAGGGAGGTGAGGAGGCCGACGGGGAGCATCTCCGTGGTGACGACGGAGAACGTGGCGGTGGCCACGGCGACGACGGCGGGGCCGAGAGGGGCGCGGCCCAAGGGGGCCGGGTGTGGGGGGAGTTGTGCGCTCTGTGACATGTCGTCCACCCTCGGGCGTGGCCGCACGCGGAACAACGCCGGAGATCTCATCCTTGTATGAGCCAGGCTCATCGATCCCGCATGAGCATGGCACGGGAGGGGCGCGGACATGCAGGGGCTGGAGATCCGGGAGCTCGAATGTTTCCTCGTGCTCGCCGAGGAGCTGCACTTCGGGCGGACCGGCGAGCGGCTGTACGTCTCGCAGAGCCGCGTCAGCCAGCTGCTCGCCGCCCTGGAGCGCAGGATCGGCGCCCGGCTCGTCGAGCGGACGAGCCGCCGGGTGCGGCTGACCCCGCTCGGCGAGCGGTTCCTGCGCGAACTGCGCCCCTCCTACGATGAGTTGGCGTCGGCGGTCGAGCGGGCGCGGGCGGCGGCGCGGGGTGTCGAGGGCACGCTGCGGATCGGCTTCCAGGGGACGGCGGACGCGCGGCTGATGCGGGCCATCGCGGCCTTCCAGGAGCGGCATCCCGGGTGCGTGACGGAGATCGCGGAGATCCCCTTCGCCGATCCGTTCGGCGCGGTGCGCCACGGCGACGTGGACGCGGCGATCGTGCTGCTGCCGGTGGCCGAGCCGGACCTGGTCCTCGGGCCCGTCTTCTCCAGCGAGCGGCAGACCGTCGCCGTCTCGGTGCGGCACGCGTTCGCGGGGCGGGAGTCGCTGACGGCGGCGGACCTGAAGGACACCCCGCTGATCGCGGCGACGGCGCCCGCGCCGGCGTACTGGCGCGCCGCGCACGCCCCTTCGGACGTCCCCGCGCCCGCGGTCCGCACGCTCCAGGAGGGGCTGACTCTGGTGGCGGCGGACCGGGGCGCGATGCTGCTGTGCCGGCCGACGGCGGAGTACCACGGCCGCAAGGACGTCACGTTCGTGCCGGTGGACGGGCTGCCGGATTCGGTGCTCGGGATGGTGTGGCACCGGGACGGGGAGACGGCGCGGGTGCGGGAGTTCGCACGGGTCCTGGCGGGGGGCGAGGGGTAGCGCGTCAGGCGGGCCTGCGCACCTCGAAGTGGAAGCAGCCGTACTCCACGGCGCGCACGTGCACGAGGGCGGTCTCCGGGTCGGCGAAGGCCTCGTCGAACGCGGCGTCGAAGCCCCGCGTCCCGTCCTCGGGGATCTCCAGCAGGCGCCCGCCGATGATCTGCCCCCGCGCGTTGTAGCGGCGCAGCGTCCGCAGGGCCCCGGCGCGGGAGAAGGGGTAGTCGGCACGCTCCTGCGCCGGTCCCCCGCAGGGGTCGGCGTGGATGAAGACGGGGCCCTGCTCGTCGTAGGCGCCGGGGTCCGCGCCGGTCTCGGCGGCCCAGCGGCGCAGGGGCGCGTACGAGACGAGGGCGACGCGCTCACCGGGGGCTACCGGCCGCAGGCAGCAGCGCAGCGGGGAGCCGCCCTCGTGGTCGACGTACGGGACGCAGGGACGCCCCGCGTCGTCGGTGTCGCGGAGCCGGGCGAGGGCGTCGGGGGCGATGGGGTGGGGGACGTAGGCGGTAGTGGGGTGCGCGGTGGTGTTCATGGGTCGAGCCTCGCGCGCGGGGGGCGGCGGAGGCTGGCGGTTTTCGGACGTGGCGTTCGCGCCGCGGGGCGGTCAGCCGACGCCCCACGACCCGCGGCTGTTCAGCTCCGCCGCGTCCACGCCGGTGGTCCTGCGGTACGCCGTGCCCAGGGCGGCCAGCTCCTGCGGCGTCAGGACGTCCGTCACGCGCTCGAAGCCGTCCGGGGCCCGCTCCGCGACCGTCTGGAGGACGCGGTCGGCCGGCATGTCGCGGTTGGCGAGGACGAGGGCGTTGACCGCCTCCGTGCGCACCTCCTCGTAGGCCCGCAGCCCCGCCTCGCGGTCCGGCGAGGTGTACGCGAGGCAGCGGGCGAGGACGCGGGCGTCCAGGACGGCCTGCGAGCCGCCGTTGGACCCCACCGGGTACATGGGGTGCGCGGCGTCGCCGAGCAGCGTGACGGGGCCCCGGCCCCAGCGGGGCAGCGGGTCCCGGTCGACCATGGGGTTCTCCAGGATCTGCCGGGTCGAGGCGAGCAGCGCGGGGACGTCCAGGTCGCCGACGCGCCACCCCGCGTAGTACGGCAGGACGTCCGAGAGCCGCCCCGAGCGGTTCCAGTCGGCGGGCCCCGCCATGGCGTGCCGGTGCGCGCGCGGGAACCGCACCTCCGCCACCCAGTTGAGCAGCGCCCTGCCCCGCTCCTCGGCCGCCCGCGAGATCGGGTAGACGACGAGCTTGGCGGCGGCGTTGCTGCCCGCCACGGCGACCGTGCGGCCGCCGAGCACCGGATGCCACTCGGCGACGCCGCGCCACATCCGGATGCCGCTCCACAGCGGCGGTCCCTCGCCCGGGTGCAGCATGGCCCGTACCGCCGAGTGCAGGCCGTCCGCGCCGATCAGGGCCCGCGCCCGCACCGCCTGCTCCCGGCCGCGCGCCACGTCCCGCAGGATCACCCGCAGGGCGGTCCCCTCGCGCTCGGCGAGGCGGACGAAGGCGGTGCCGGTGTGCACCACGTGGTCGCCGAGCCGTTCGCGGACCGCGGCGAGCAGCAGGAGGTGCAGGGCGCCGCGGTGCAGGGAGTACTGCGGCCAGTGGTAGCCGGCCGCGAGGCCGCGGGGCTCGCCCCAGATGCGGTTGCCGTGCCGGTCGAAGTGGACCATGGCCTCCGGTGCCACCGCGGTCGCGGCCAGCTCGCCGCCGAGCCCCAGCTCGGTCAACTCCCGTACGGCGTGCGGCAGGAGGTTGATCCCCACGCCGATCGGGCGCGGCTCGTCGCCCGCTTCCACCACGCGTACGTCGATGCCCGCCGCGTGCAGGCTGAGCGCGGCGGTGAGCCCGCCGATACCGGCGCCCGCCACGAGTACGTCGATCATGACTGCCGCGCGGCCGGGCCGGCGCCGCCCGGCCCTTCGGTCCTCAGCATCTCCCGCATCCCCCGCATCCCCCTGTGGTCACCGTGGTCCCGGCGGGTGGTCGTCAGGCCGTGGTCGGCGGCCTGTCCGGGCCGGGGCGGTCGCGCGGAGCGTAGCGGCACGGCAGCGGGAGAACAATGGCTCGGGCGGCCACCCGAACGCGCATGGAAGGATGGCCGGAAACACCACAAGTCGCACCCCCCGAATGACAGAACCATCCGTCTGACCCATCCGTCTGAACCACCGTCCGACAGACCACTCGTCGTACCCGAGGAGATGACCGCGTGCCCGGCACCAATCTGACCCGCGAAGAGGCGCAGCAGCGGGCGAAGCTGCTGACCGTTGACTCGTACGAGATCGACCTCGATCTCTCCGGAGCGCAGGAGGGCGGCACCTTCCGGTCCGTGACCACGGTGCGCTTCGACTGCGCCGAGGCGGGCGCGGAGACCTTCATCGACCTGGTGGCCCCCGCGGTCCACGAGGTCGCCCTGAACGGTCACCCGCTGGAGGTGGCCGCGGTCTTCCGCGACTCGCGCATCAAGCTGCGGCACCTGGCGGCGGGCCGCAACGAACTGCGGGTCGTCGCCGACTGCGACTACACCAACACCGGTGAGGGCCTGCACCGCTTCGTCGACCCGGTCGACCAACAGGCGTACCTGTACACGCAGTTCGAGGTCCCGGACGCGCGCCGGGTCTTCGCGAGCTTCGAGCAGCCGGACCTCAAGGCGACCTTCCAGTTCACCGTGAAGGCGCCGGACGGCTGGACGGTCGTCTCCAACTCGCCGACGCCCGAGCCCAAGGACTCCGACGGCAACGTCTGGGTCTTCGAGCCGACGCCGCGCATCTCGACGTACATCACGGCCCTGATCGCCGGCCCGTACCACTCGGTGCACTCCTCGTACGAGGGCCCGGACGGGCAGTCGGTGCCGCTCGGCATCTACTGCCGGCCCTCGCTCGCCCAGTTCCTCGACTCGGACGCGATCTTCGAGGTGACGCGGCAGGGCTTCGACTGGTTCCAGGAGAAGTTCGACTACGCCTACCCGTTCGCCAAGTACGACCAGCTCTTCGTGCCGGAGTTCAACGCGGGCGCGATGGAGAACGCTGGCGCGGTGACCATCCGCGACCAGTACGTGTTCCGTTCGAAGGTGACGGACGCGGCGTACGAGACGCGCGCGGAGACCATCCTCCACGAGCTGGCCCACATGTGGTTCGGCGACCTCGTGACGATGGAGTGGTGGAACGACCTCTGGCTGAACGAGTCGTTCGCCACGTACACCTCCATCGCCTGCCAGGCGTACGCGGAGGGCTCGCGCTGGCCGCACTCCTGGACGACGTTCGCCAACTCCATGAAGACGTGGGCGTACCGCCAGGACCAGTTGCCGTCCACGCACCCGATCATGGCGGACATCCGTGACCTGGACGACGTCCTGGTCAACTTCGACGGCATCACGTACGCCAAGGGCGCGAGCGTGCTCAAGCAGCTCGTCGCCTACGTCGGCATGGACGAGTTCTTCCGGGGCGTGCAGGCGTACTTCAAGCAGCACGCGTTCGGCAACACACGCCTGTCCGACCTGCTGGGCGCGCTGGAGGAGACCAGCGGGCGCGACCTGAAGACGTGGTCGACGAAGTGGCTCCAGACGGCGGGCATCAACGTCCTGCGTCCGGTCGTGGACGTCGACACGCGCGGCGTCATCACCTCCTTCGCGGTCAAGCAGGAGGCCCCGGCGCTGCCGGCCGGCGCCAAGGGCGAGCCGACGCTCCGTCCCCACCGCATCGCGATCGGCCTCTACGACCTGGACGAGGCGTCCGGCAAGCTGGTGCGCACGGACCGCGTGGAGCTGGACGTCGACGGCGAACTGACGGCGGTCGACGCGCTGGTGGGCAAGGCCCGCCCGGCGGTGATCCTCCTGAACGACGACGACCTCTCGTACGCGAAGGTCCGCCTGGACACCGAGTCCCTCGCCTTCGTCACGGAGCACATCGGCGACTTCGAGGCGTCGCTGCCGAGGGCGCTGTGCTGGGCCTCGGCGTGGGACATGACGCGCGACGCGGAACTCCCGACGCGGGACTACCTCTCCCTGATCCTCTCCGGCATCGGCAAGGAGTCCGACATCGGCGTCGTGCAGTCGCTGCACCGCCAGGTGAAGCTGGCCCTCGACCTGTACGCGGCGCCCGCCCGCCGCGAGGAGGCGCTGACGCGCTGGACGGAGGCGACGCTGGCCCACCTGCGGGCCGCGGAGCCGGGCAGCGACCACCAGCTGGCGTGGGCCCGCGCCTTCGCGGCGACGGCCCGCACGGACGCGGAGCTGTCGCTCCTCGAGCGGCTGCTCGACGGCTCGGAGACGATCGAGGGCCTGGCCGTCGACACGGAGCTGCGCTGGGCGTTCGTGGGCCGGCTCGCGGCGACGGGCCGCCTCGACGAGGCGGGGATCGCGGCGGAGCTGGAGCGGGACAAGACGGCGGCGGGCGAACGCCACGCGGCGTCCGCGCGGGCCGCGCGGCCCACCGCGGAGGCGAAGGCGGCGGCCTGGGCCTCGGTCGTCGAGTCCGACACGCTGCCCAACGCCGTGCAGGAAGCGGTGATCGGCGGCTTCGTCCAGACGGATCAGCGGGAGCTGCTCGCGCCCTACACGGAGAAGTTCTTCGCGGTGGTCAAGGACGCGTGGGACTCCCGGTCCCACGAGATGGCCCAGCAGATCGCCGTCGGCCTCTACCCGGCGCTCCAGGTCTCCCAGGCCACGCTGGACGCCACGGACGCGTGGCTCGCCTCGGCGAACCCGTCCGCGGCCCTGCGGCGGCTGATCACGGAGTCACGGGCGGGGGTGGAGCGGGCCCTGCGGGCGCGCTCGGCTGACGTGTAGCGGTTTGGCGGGGCGGGGCCCTCCAGGGGGCGGCTGGTCGTGGGCTTCGGCCGCGGGCGGCCGGGGGTCGCGCCCCGTGGCTCTCGGCTGCGGGGCGCGGTGCAGGGCGGGCGGGTGAGAGACCTGTCCCCTACCCCCGCCCCACCACAACCCCCCGCAACGCTGCCAGCACCCGGGACACCCCCGCCCCACCCGCCGCCCCCCTCCTCACCGCCGCGATCACATGCCGCCGCGGCCGGTCCTCCGTGAGGCCCCGCATCACCACCCCGTCCCGCCGCACCGCCGCCATCCGCGGCACCAACGCCACGCCCATCCCCGCCTCCACCATCGCGAGGATCGCCGTCCACCCGGAAGCCGAATGCGCCTGCTCCGGCGTGAACCCGGCCCCCTCGCACGCCGCCCGCGTGATCTCCGACCAGGGCCCGCTCCCTCCGAAGATCCACGGCTCCCCCGCCAGATCGGCCAGCCGCAGCCCCTCGGCCGCCGCCAGCGGATGGTCACCGGGGAGCGCCACGTCCAGGGGGTCGGCGACGAGCGACTCCCGGGTGAAGCGCGTGTCCGCGTCGGACGAGGCCGGCGCCTGCACCGCGAGGGACAGCGCGACGTCCACCTCCCCCGCCGCGAGCAGCTCGTACGCCTCCGCCGCCTCGGTCTCCCGTACCCGTACGGAGATGCCCGGCGCGGCCTCCCGCAGCGCCCGCACCGCCGGCACGACGAGCGCGGGCACGGCGGTCGAGAACGCCCCCACCCGCACCTCCCCCGCCTCGCCCTGCACGTAGGCCGCCAACTCCGCGTCCGCCCGCTCCAGTTGGGCGAAGACCGCTTCCGCGTGCCGCAGCACGAGATGGGCCGCGTCGGTCAGCCGCACCCGGCGGCCATGGGCCTCCAGAAGCGGTACGCCGAGCTGCTTGGCGAGGTTGGACAGCTGCTGCGACACCGCCGACGGCGTCATGCGCAGCACCTGCGCCGTCGCCGTGACGGTGCCCCGTTCACTCAACGTACGCAGGATCTGGAGCTTCTTGATGTCCCACTCGCTCATGGGGTCAACGTACCGACCGGCCGACAGGCCCGGCCGCACCCCCGCCCGCCCCTACTTCGCGCGGGCCGCGCCGAGCACGACCCCGCCGAGGATCAGCCCCATGCACAGCACCTGGAGCCACCCCATCGCCTCGCCGAGGAGCGCGAAGGAGAGCAGGGCCACGCAGACCGGCTGGAGGTAGTAGACGACTCCGGCGCGGGCGGCGCCGATGATCGAGATGGCCTTGTTCCAGGCGAAGAAGGCGACCGCCGAGGAGACCACGCCCACGTACAGGAGTGGCGAGACCGTGCCGGCCGTCGGTTCGAACCCGCCCTGCACGGCGTAGCTGACGACGAACACCGGCAGCAGCATCAGCGCACCGAGCACGAACGTCGTGAAGAGGAAGGGCAGTCCGCCGATCGCCGCGGGCTTGCGCCTGAGCAGCGCGCTGTACGAGCCGAAGGAGACCGCCGCCGCGATCACCCACAGGTCACCGACCGCGAGATCCATGACGAGGGAGCCCTTGCTGACCAGCAGCAGGACGCCCGCGCAGGCGACGAGCATGCCGGTGACTCGGCGCACGCCGAGCCGGGTGCCGCCGAGGCGTTCGTGGACGGCCATCAGGACGGGCGACGCGGCCATGATCATGCCCATGTTGCCGGCGGTGGTCGTCAGGCCGGCCTGGTTCACCAGGGTGTTGTAGACGGTGACGCCCAACAGGGCGGCGAGCAGCAGGAAGCGGAGGTGCTCGCGCAGCAGCTTCCGCTGCCGCCAGGTCTCCCGCACCGCGAACGGCGCCACCGCCACGATGGCGATGATCCAGCGCCAGAACGCGTGCTGAACGGGCGGGACGGAGTCGTGCAGGGCACGGGAGGTGACGAAGCTGCCCGACCAGACGACCGTGGCGAGTGCCGCGAGGGCGAGGCCGACACCGATGGGCTGCGCGGCCTTCGCCGTGGCGGTCGCCACGGCGCCCGGGGTGGGAGCGGGGGTCCGGTCGAGGAGTGCCACGAGGTATCCCTTGCCTCTCTCCCCGCCTCGGCGGGGTGTCTCGGTGTGTTGCGCGACCACCGTGACACCCCGGCACCCATCAGGTCCATCGAAAGTTTCCGCTGTTTATTTGTAGGGGAACCGAACGGTTGTGGGGCGGCGCTCCCCCGCCCACGCCACGTACCCGTCCGGCCGCACCAGGAGCCACATGCGTCGTGCGCTCGCCCAGTGCGCCACCACCGCACGCCCCGCCTCCCGCCCGCACTCCTCGCCCTGCGGTGCGATGAGGACGAACTCGCCCGCGCGCAGGACTTCGTGGAGCCGCCCTTCCTTGAGCGCGACGTCGGGGGCCCGCCGCCCGACGAGGCGGTGGGCGCCCCTCGGGGCCGGGTAGGCGAAGCCGATGCCGGTGACCGTGCCGAGCACCTTCGTCCGCACCGGGCGCACATGGGTGGCGACGGCGGCGAGCACCGCCCGGGCGCCCCGCGTCCACGGATGTTTGGCCATCGCGAGGCGGACGAGCGCGCCGCTGGTGCGCAGGACCGTCTTGCCGACCGGGTGCCGCTCGGCGTGGTACGTGTCCAACAGCCTGTCCGACGAGCCGTCCAACGCCCCCTTCGACGCACGGCCGTTGACGGCGGCCGCCAGCTTCCAGCTCAGGTTGGCCGCGTCCTGGAGCCCCGTGTTCATGCCCTGCCCGCCGGCCGGTGAGTGGATGTGAGCGGCGTCCCCGGCGAGGAAGACCCGGCCCACGCGGTACGCGGGCGCCTGCCGCTCGTCGCTGTGGAAGCGGGACATCCAGCGGGGGTCGTGCATCCCGAAGTCCCGGCCGAGCGCAGCCCGGACGATCTCCTTGACCTCGTCGAGGCCGAGCGGCTCGCTGTCGGCGACGTCGCGGGCGCGGTTCCAGCCGATGACGCGGTGGTAGCCGTCGGCGAAGGGCGCGACGAAGGCGAAGGCGTCACCGACGGCGTTGACGGTGAGCAGCGTCGGCGGCGGCTCGGCGAGCCTGACGTCGGCGAGGACGAGCGAGCGGATGACGGACCTGCCGGGGAAGGGCAGCCCCACCGCCTCGCGCACCGCGCTGCGCAGACCGTCGGCGCCGACCGCGTAGGCCGCGCGCAGTGTGCCCGGCCCACCCTCGGCGCCCCGGACCTCGATGCTCACCCCGTGGGCGTCCTGGGTGAGGCCGACGACCTCCGTCTCGTACGCGAACCGCACCCCGGCCTCCGCCGCCCGCCGCTCCAGGACCCGCTCGACCTCGTACTGCGGCAGGACCAGGACGTGCGGGAAGCGGGAGGGCAGCCGCGCGAGGTCGAGCGAGAAGCGGTCGAAGAGGCGCAGCCTGCCGAGCGGCTCCCCCTTGGCCTCCAGTTCGTCGGCGAGGCCGCGGGCGTCGAGCTGCTCCAGCGTGCGGGCGTGCACGACCATCGCGCGGGAGAGGTTGCTGATGCCGGGCGCCCGCTTCTCCACGAGAGTGACGGGGACGCCCGCCGCGGCGAGGTCCCCGGCGAGCAGCAGCCCGGTGGGCCCCGCCCCCACGACCACGACGCCGCCGCCGTCCGTGCCCGCCGCGCTCTCGGCGGTGCCCTTGTCCCCGGTCGTACCGTTCATGGCCGCCTCCTGATGCCAACACCTGTTGGTCAACGCTTGTTGGCCACGGTAGAACTGCCACTATGGACTGTCAACAGATGTTGGCCTACGTTTGTTGGCATGACCGAGAGAGCCCGCGCCACCGCCGAGCCGCCCACCGATCCCGAGCCCCCGGCCCCACCCGCCCCAGCCTCCGCCACATCCCCCACGGCCCCCGCGTCCGCCGCCCCGCCCCGCCGCTCCGACGCCACCCGCGCCGGCATCCTCGCGGCGGCCCGCGAACGGTTCGCCGCCGACGGGTACGAGCGCGCCACGATCCGCGCCATCGCCCGGGACGCACGGATCGACCCGTCGATGGTGATGCGCTACTACGGCAACAAGGAGGGCCTCTTCGCGGCCGCCACCTCGGTCGACCTGCGGATGCCGGACTTCACGCGGGTGCCGCGCGAGGACGTGGGGCGGCACCTCGTGACCCACGTACTGGACGTGTGGGAGGACGCGGACGAACTCACCGCGCTGCTCCGCGTGGGCATCACGAACCAGGCGGGCGCCGCGCGCATGCGGGAGATCTTCGCCGAGCAGCTGCTGCCGGTGGCGCGCGAGGTCTGCCCGGATCCGGCCGAGGCGCCGACGCGGGCCGCGCTCTGTGCCGCGCAGGTGCTCGGCCTGGCGCTGACGCGCTACGTCCTGCGGTTCCCGCCGTCGGCCGCGCTGACGCGGGAGGAGATCACCCAGTGGCTGGCGCCGACGCTCCAGCGCTATCTGACGGCCGACCGGCCCTGAGGGCGCCCGAACGCACGCCGAGGGCCCGGTTCACCGACGTGCGCGACTTGCGCGTACGCCGGCGGACCGGGCCCTCGGACGAGGCTACGAAGACCAGGCTACGAAGACGAGGTCTGCGAAAGAGGTGGCGTCAGCCCTGCTTCTGCTGCTTGCGGGACTTGTCGCCGACCATCACGAGGCCCGCGATCACCAGGAACAGCACGATGGGCGCGGCGACATAGAGGCCGAGCGTGTCGATGACACTCAGGCCGGGGCCCGGGTCGTCGCCGTCGTCGCGCGTGAGCGCGAGCGCGGGGGACGACATGAGCAGCATCATCAGCGTCGTGCCGGAGGCCAGGGCGCCGGCGCGCAGAGCGTTCTTCTTGTCCACGGTGCAAACGTAGCGAACTCCTAAACGGGGCGCGCGCCCGGGGGTGCCGTACGCGCCGTGTCGCCGCTCTCCGCGCCCTCCCGGAAGACGGCCATGAACGCGTGCAGGCGCGGCGAGGCGGCGAGGTCCTCCAGGGTGACGGGGCGTCCGGTGGCGTCGGCGACCGGCAGCCGCCAGTTGGGGTACTGGTCCCAGGTGCCGGGGAGGTTCTGCGGGCGGCGGTCGCCGACCGCGTCCGGCAGCCAGACGCCGATCATGCGGGCCGGCGTGGCGAGCAGGAAGCGGTGCAGGGCGCGGATCTCGTCCTCCTCGCAGCCCGTCCCGCCGGGCAGCATCCCGAGCCGGCAGAGCAGGCCGAGCCACTCGCGCACGTCGAGGGCGGCCTCGGCCCGCTCCTCGGCCAGGGGGCGGGTCAACAGGCCCAGTTCGTGGCGGAGTTGCACGTGCTCGCCGGTGAGGCGGGCGGCGGTCGGCGGCAGGTCGTGCGTGGTGGCGGTGGCCACGCAGTCGGCGCGCCACGCCTCGGCGGGCAGCGGGCGGCCGGTGCCCGCCCAGTCCCGTTCGAACCAGAGCACCGAGGTGCCGAGCACGCCGTGCTCGCGCAGCGTCTCGCGCACGCCCGGCTCGACGGTGCCGAGGTCCTCGCCGATGACGAGGGCGTCCGCGCGGTCCGCCTCCAGGGCGAGCACGGCGAGCATCGCCTCGGCGTCGTAGTGGACGTACGTCCCCTCGGTGGGCTCGCGGCCCTCGGGGACCCACCAGAGGCGGAACAGACCCATGACGTGGTCGATGCGCAGGGCCCCCGCGTGCCGCAGCAGTCCGCGTACGAGGGCGCGGTACGGGGCGTAACCGGACTCCGCGAGGCGGTCCGGGCGCCAGGGCGGCAGGCCCCAGTCCTGGCCGCGCGCGTTGAACGCGTCCGGCGGGGCCCCGACCGTCATGCGCGGCGCGAAGTGGTCCTGCTGGGCCCAGGCGTCGGCGCCGCCCGGGTGCACGCCGACCGCGAGGTCGTGCACCAGGCCGATGTCCATGCCCGCGTCGCGGGCGGTGCGCTGGGCGGCGGACAGCTGGGCGTCGGTGAGCCAGGCGAGGCGGCAGTGGAAGTCGACGCGGTCCATCAGCTCGCGCCGGGCCCGGGCGGTCGCGGGCGAGGACGGGTCGCGCAGGGCCGCCGGCCAGGAGTGCCAGTCGGGGCCGTGGACCTCGGCGAGGGCGTACCAGGTGGCGTGGGCCTCGAGGGGGGCGCCCTGTCCGGCGAGGAAGGCGTGGTAGTCGGCGCGGCG is a genomic window containing:
- a CDS encoding flavin-dependent oxidoreductase; this encodes MIDVLVAGAGIGGLTAALSLHAAGIDVRVVEAGDEPRPIGVGINLLPHAVRELTELGLGGELAATAVAPEAMVHFDRHGNRIWGEPRGLAAGYHWPQYSLHRGALHLLLLAAVRERLGDHVVHTGTAFVRLAEREGTALRVILRDVARGREQAVRARALIGADGLHSAVRAMLHPGEGPPLWSGIRMWRGVAEWHPVLGGRTVAVAGSNAAAKLVVYPISRAAEERGRALLNWVAEVRFPRAHRHAMAGPADWNRSGRLSDVLPYYAGWRVGDLDVPALLASTRQILENPMVDRDPLPRWGRGPVTLLGDAAHPMYPVGSNGGSQAVLDARVLARCLAYTSPDREAGLRAYEEVRTEAVNALVLANRDMPADRVLQTVAERAPDGFERVTDVLTPQELAALGTAYRRTTGVDAAELNSRGSWGVG
- a CDS encoding LysR family transcriptional regulator — translated: MQGLEIRELECFLVLAEELHFGRTGERLYVSQSRVSQLLAALERRIGARLVERTSRRVRLTPLGERFLRELRPSYDELASAVERARAAARGVEGTLRIGFQGTADARLMRAIAAFQERHPGCVTEIAEIPFADPFGAVRHGDVDAAIVLLPVAEPDLVLGPVFSSERQTVAVSVRHAFAGRESLTAADLKDTPLIAATAPAPAYWRAAHAPSDVPAPAVRTLQEGLTLVAADRGAMLLCRPTAEYHGRKDVTFVPVDGLPDSVLGMVWHRDGETARVREFARVLAGGEG
- a CDS encoding MFS transporter; protein product: MSQSAQLPPHPAPLGRAPLGPAVVAVATATFSVVTTEMLPVGLLTSLGSGLRVSDGTAGLAVTLPGLVAALAALLLPVAVRRADRRTVLCALMALLAAANLASALAPAFGVLLAARVLVGVCIGGVWAIAAGLGVRLVREEAAAGRATAVIFSGIAVASVLGVPAGTLLGELAGWRWGFAALAALSLAVAALLATVLPALPAGEAVRLGAFARLLRIGRLRAGLLAVTLLVTGHFAAYTYVRPVLERVPGIGAGLISGLLLAYGTAGIAGNFAGGAVAARDPRRALLAICAGLGTVVLLLVPAGGSLAASAALLVAWGLAYGGVSVSAQNWVMAAAPHAREAASALFAAVFNVAIALGAFAGGRVADSRGADDVLWLGGGLAGLALITVAYARGAATREG
- a CDS encoding DUF1203 domain-containing protein translates to MNTTAHPTTAYVPHPIAPDALARLRDTDDAGRPCVPYVDHEGGSPLRCCLRPVAPGERVALVSYAPLRRWAAETGADPGAYDEQGPVFIHADPCGGPAQERADYPFSRAGALRTLRRYNARGQIIGGRLLEIPEDGTRGFDAAFDEAFADPETALVHVRAVEYGCFHFEVRRPA
- a CDS encoding aspartate-semialdehyde dehydrogenase → MKVGIVGATGQVGKVMRKILVERKFPVDELRLFASARSAGTVVDGVTVEDASTADFSGLDIVLFSAGGATSKALAERVASQGAVVIDNSSAWRMDPEVPLVVSEVNPHAVADRPKGIIANPNCTTMAAMPVLKPLHAEAGLEALVVATYQAVSGSGLAGVDELFEQVKKVGEDAPKLTHDGSAVDFPEPDKYVAPIAYNVLPMAGSIVDDGLNETDEEQKLRNESRKILEIPELKVSGTCVRVPVFTGHSLQVNARFARPLSPERAAELLAQAEGVVVTDVPTPLVAAGKDDSFVGRIRKDETVDNGLAFFISDDNLRKGAALNAVQIAELVAAELKG